The genomic interval TCTGCTTGCTAAGTAAGATAGAAAAGGAGAACATCAAAAACCAGATATTGATTACACTTATCCACAGACAAGGATTCAAAACGTAGCGACCGGCCCTGGGTCAATATTCAATCGGCAGGGTGGGTCAATATTCAATCGGCGCCAACAATTAGTCTTCATATAGCCACAATTACACCGAAAACAAAGAGCGATTGGGGTGCCAGCGCCGCTCCGAATTGTCTGGAAGAAGTCACGACGAGCGCGGGGTTATTGCCTAAAAAGTGTGACAAAATTCTTGACAAGCCGATGGCGGTGTACTAGCTTGAGCGAAATTTTGATTCAACTTGCTGGGAGGCAGAAATATGAATAAACGGTATCTAGCGTTGACGGCGCTAGGGTTTTTCCTCACGGGTTGTGCGGGAATGACCAAGAATCAAGCTGCGCTTTGGGGCGCGGGACTTTGTGGTGCCGGCGGCGCGGCTATGGGCGCGGTCATGGCGCATCAAGGTATTGAAGGTAAGCACCGTAATGAAGCGGCTGGTGCCGCCATCGGCGCTACAGCGGGTGCTTTAATCTGTGGTGGTCTAGCTTATTTGATCGCGGAAGATCCGAAACCGGTGCCACCGCCTCCACCACCACCGCCTCCTCCGGCGCCGAAGCCAACTCCTCCTCCGCCTCCTCCGGCAAAGGCGCCGCCTCCTCCGCCGGCAAAGGCGCCGCCACCTCCGGCGAAAGTTGAGCGGACGATTATTCTCGATGACGTGCTCTTCGATTTCGACAAGAGCAACATCAAATCGGAAGCCGGGGCGATCTTGAATCGTTTGGTTGCTTTCATGAACGAGAATAAGGAGAAGAAGGCGAATCTCTCCGGTCACACCGATAGCGCTGGCAGCGACGCTTTCAACCAGGCTTTGTCTGAACGACGTGTCGCATCGGTAAAAGACTACGTCGTGAAAAAGGGCGTCGACGGCGGTCGCGTATCCGGTCAGGGCTTCGGCGAAAGCAAGCCGATCGCGGATAACAAGACGGCTGAAGGCCGGGCGAAGAACCGCCGCGCGGAAATCAAAGTTAACTAACCTAATCGTTTTCGACGAGGACTGACCAATGCGGATGCCGGGAAAAGCGAGAATACTTTTCCTAGCATCCGCATTGTTTTTTTCAGCGACGGCTTGGGCCCAGGTTCCCAACTTCAAAGCCATCCAGGAGCAGATCTCGGAATACCGCAAACAGTTAGACCAAGCCGGCTCCAACGGCTCCCGTTTCTGGCTGCGACTCGACAGCAGCAAGCGTCCCCATCGGCTCTATGTCGGCGAACCGTTCCTGCAAGCGGACAGCACCAAGCAGGAAGAGTTCATCGAGATTTTCTCCCGTTTTCTCGCCGGCCACCCGGAAAAAAATATGCTCATCGACATTTACGATCCCAACACCAACAAATGGATCGGTGAGTATGGCTTTGGCGGCTTTCGGCTCTTCTAGTTTCCGCTATTTGTTTTGCTAGCAATTTCTTTCCTTTAATTTAGAGCTGTCCATAGCTCGGTTATCGGTTTGTCATTTTCCTTAGCCGTGGGTTAGATTCCATCAATGGCTTCCTTGAGTTCCATGCGCGACCATGTACGGGAAATTTTCTCGGCGGGGCTCGCTGCGGCCGATCCTTTAACCGCCATTCCGCGCCATGTTGAACTGCGTGACCATCGCTTGATGATTGGCGCGCGCAGTTACGATCTCGATGGGATTCACCGCATTCTCGTCATCGGTTGTGGTAAGGCCGCGGCGCGGATGGCGCTGGCGCTGCAAGAGTTGCTCGGCGATCGGATTTTCGGTGGTGTCGTGGTCGTCAAGTACGGTCACGGGCTGGCGTTGGAAAAAATCAAAGTCATCGAAGCTGGCCATCCGATTCCTGACCGCGCTGGACTCGAAGGGGCGCGTCAGGTCATGGAGATTGCGGCGGCGGCTGGCGCCGACGATCTCATTTTGTTTGTCGTTTCCGGCGGCGGCTCGGCGTTGCTGCCGATGCCGGCAATCGGTCTTACGTTGAAAGACAAACAGTTGACCACCGAGCTTCTGCTTGGCAGTGGCGCAACTATTCAAGAAATTAATGCGCTGCGCAAACATCTCTCGCAGCTCAAAGGCGGGCGGCTGGCGCAATTAGCAACGCCGGCAAGATTGGCCGCGCTGCTGCTTTCCGATGTCGTCGGTGACGATCTTGACGCCATCGCTTCCGGGCCGTCGGTTGGCGATCCGACAACCTTCGCCGATTGTCTAGAAATTCTTCGCCGCTATCGACTGCTTAAAGAGATTCCGCGGCCGGCGCTCGCTTTGTTGGAACGCGGGGCGCGAGGTGGGATTGGTGAAACTCCCAAACCATCGGACGGAATTTTTCACAGCGTGCAAAATCTAATCGTTGGCAGCAACGCTTTGGCGTTAGCCGCGGCAAAAGAGCGCGCGCAAGCTTTGGGTTACCGCGCGATGATCTTGTCGAGCCGAGTGCAAGGCGAGAGCCGCGACGTGGCCAAGTCTCACATGGCGCTGGTCAAAACTATCCTCTCGCGCGGGCGCGCCGCGGGCGCGCCGCTTTGTTTGATCTCCGGTGGCGAAACGACGGTAACGCTTCGTGGCGATGGCTTGGGCGGACGCAATCAAGAATTCGCTTTGGCCGCGGCCGTGGAGATCGCCGGCATCGACAACGTCGTCGTGTTGAGCGCCGGCACTGACGGCGGCGACGGGCCGACCGACGCGGCTGGCGCCATCGTTGATGGTTTTACCCTTCGAAGGGGAGCCACCCGAGGCTTACGCGCGGCCGACTATCTTGCGCGCAACGATTCTTATTCCTTCCTGCAAGCGACGGACGATCTTTTGATCACCGGCCCGACCTTCACCAACGTCATGGACGTTCAGCTAGCTTTGCTCGGTTAGCTCCATTCGCTCACGCCGCATGATGACCTTGCGCTGGCGTTTCTTGGCGCGGATTTTTTTCCATTTCGCAGTTGAAATGGAAATTCAATCATGATTAGAGTGCCATTTTTCGACGGATGGAAAGCTTGGATTGAAGGTTTGCCAGGATCACGGAGTTGGGACAATGATCGATGTGAGTCTGAAAGGGGTGCGCTGCCGCGCGGCGCAGGAGATCCTCGATATCGACGGGACGATTGGCGCTTCGACCGAGGGTACGATCATCTATGAGCTTGAAGGCGAAGGCGGCCAGCTGGTCAACGTTTGCTGGGACGATGGCACGCGCTCGTTGGTTTCGTCGGAAGAAATAGTCATTACCGACGTGGTGACTTGGCAGTAGTTTAGCCGCGGTTTTTTTCTTACTAAAAATCGACTGTGATAACGTGAGTGCCTTCGATTCGTAGTTTTTGCTGAACTGGATCGCCGAGCGGAATTGTCGGTGCCGGCGCGCTACTGCCGTCGCCGATGCGCACGTTTTGATTGGCACCGGGCGAACAGGCGATGGTGACAGCTCGATCTAGTTTCGCCGAGACGCTGCGGCGATTTTCGCCCTGCGCTAATTTCTCATCACTGGCTAAATCAACGGCAATCGA from Deltaproteobacteria bacterium carries:
- a CDS encoding OmpA family protein; translated protein: MNKRYLALTALGFFLTGCAGMTKNQAALWGAGLCGAGGAAMGAVMAHQGIEGKHRNEAAGAAIGATAGALICGGLAYLIAEDPKPVPPPPPPPPPPAPKPTPPPPPPAKAPPPPPAKAPPPPAKVERTIILDDVLFDFDKSNIKSEAGAILNRLVAFMNENKEKKANLSGHTDSAGSDAFNQALSERRVASVKDYVVKKGVDGGRVSGQGFGESKPIADNKTAEGRAKNRRAEIKVN
- a CDS encoding glycerate kinase: MRDHVREIFSAGLAAADPLTAIPRHVELRDHRLMIGARSYDLDGIHRILVIGCGKAAARMALALQELLGDRIFGGVVVVKYGHGLALEKIKVIEAGHPIPDRAGLEGARQVMEIAAAAGADDLILFVVSGGGSALLPMPAIGLTLKDKQLTTELLLGSGATIQEINALRKHLSQLKGGRLAQLATPARLAALLLSDVVGDDLDAIASGPSVGDPTTFADCLEILRRYRLLKEIPRPALALLERGARGGIGETPKPSDGIFHSVQNLIVGSNALALAAAKERAQALGYRAMILSSRVQGESRDVAKSHMALVKTILSRGRAAGAPLCLISGGETTVTLRGDGLGGRNQEFALAAAVEIAGIDNVVVLSAGTDGGDGPTDAAGAIVDGFTLRRGATRGLRAADYLARNDSYSFLQATDDLLITGPTFTNVMDVQLALLG